The region ctattCTTTCTCTTGATTCTCTTTTCTATTCATTTCTGGATGTTTGAATTCATTGAATTGATCATAGAAATGAACGGTGTCGTTTGTTCTTAAGATGGTTAGGAAATTAAGATAGCTGATTCCTGAAATTGGTTTCTGAATTGCATTGTAAATTTTCAATGTCATCGTTTAGACTATATATAATTATGTGTTATGATACGACTATGTATACTTTGATATTTTTATGAATTATATACTTATATGTTATGACTATCTCATACTAGTTTTTGAATGATTGGCATTTGGTCTGCTCCTTCTTGCTATTGAAAAATGTTGAGAATGAATGACATTTTAATTTCTATATGTATGTTGCAGTTAGTTAGGTATTACCTTTTATGGCTTTACCATGCATCTTTCCTTTTATAAAGTAGGGTTGTCATAGCGCGCTAAAGCAGCGCTTTATGTAGCGGTGCCAGTGATTACTCCTAGTCGTTGTGTAGCGGGGCAGTTTAGTGTAGCACGATCTTTGCGGCCGCTTAAGTGGAGGAAATTACGGGCAGCGCTATTTGGCGGGATTGATGAAAACCCAAAATATGCCCTCACAAAGTTAATGTTTTGGCATTTTTGGGAAGTGTTCACTCAGTTGAATGATTATTTGATATATACAGCATAATCTTTTCGGAACAGGGAAAATATCATGGAAAAGTGTGATGATGACATAACTGTTTGCTTACTATTAACTGTCAATAATAGGAATCTTTTTATTAAATTTCTGTGAAGAAAAACCTGGGACTTGTGAAATTTTGTTGCTGGACCGAGTGTAGTAACTTGGTAAAAACAATGGCTAATGGCAAGAATTTGTGCCAGACCTAGCTTGAGAGGCTGCACCAATTATAGGTGTCATAGGCTGGGGTGTTGAGCATAGTGAATCCTTGAGGTGAATTAAGCTGAACCCCCCCAACCCCCGAAGTGCGTTGTTGTCCCTTTTGTGTTATATAACAGCCTTCCAActttcaaatatttaaaaatttgaaaatgagtAACTTGCATTTATTTCTGTTTAGCCTTCTGTCTGGAAGTCGAAATGGAAGGTTCAGCTATGGATATTCCAGTTTCAAGGGTAAAAGATCTTCAATGGAGGATTTTTTTGAGACCAGAATATCAGAAGTTGATGGTCAGATGGTTGCCTTTTTCGGTGTTTTTGACGGTAAGTTTTAGGTTTTTATTTTGCATCCCTTAAAATTAATCCTTTAGCCTCCCCGCTCCCCAATTTTGTTTGATGGGCTTGATGATTCTGTTTCCCTTTTGGTTTTCTGCCATCTTTATTGTCTTTGCTATTGGGTTTATTCTATTGGTGCGATTCTTTCTGTCATAGGATCATTTGTGACTATAAGACTCTCTAAAGTAAACAAGGGTGTATTCCCAATTTAGATAATTTTATGTGTATAATTATGTTAACACACTAAATTTTGTGGGTTGATATGCCCTTGTTCATGTAATAGATAAACTCACTTTAAAAGTCATTTTCAATATGTTATGGGTTTATGGTGGCTATTGTGTAGGTTTTGAATTTGTTGAGGGAGGGGTTTAAGGTTCCGTGATTAGGTTAGAAATTTAGAAGTGACAGAATAGCAGAAATAGGCATGATAGATGATCGCCCGTTGGAATTATTAGACAGAAGCAGAAATAGGACTTGTAGATTGAGGAAAAGGAATTTATATAGCGGCTGATGATATGGCTTATGGTTCCTGATTAGACAAGCATTCCTATAAAATTGGGAGAAGAAAATCAAATTACTCATAACAATGATTGTATCCAATCATTTTATGAtcagaaaatgaaagaaagtcGCCAATGCTCAATACAGCAAAGATGGAGCTGTAATACCCAAACCTTTTTGGGGTTGATTTTCAATTCCGTAATAAAATTGGAAAGCATGTAGGTTATTTCATATTGGCATGTCCGTTTCGTGCATATCTTTGacgttatttatttattttaatctttTTAGGTCACGGAGGTTCTCGGACTGCAGAATACCTGAAAAACAATTTGTTTAAGAATTTGAGTAGCCATCCCGATTTTATCAAAGACACCAAGACCGCAATTGGTAGGAGCTTCATTTATCTAAAATTATATATGTAGTGAAATTCTCATATAACATTATAGTTGTGTGGTTTGTTACCTGGATGGTCTAAATATGAACATATGTTTGTTCTAATTGTTTGTCTTGTTACAGTTGAAGCATTTAAACAGACAGATGTTGATTACCTCAATGAGGAAAAAGGACATCAAAGGGATGCTGGGTCCACTGCATCAACAGCTGTATTGTTGGGTGACCGCATTCTTGTTGCAAATGTTGGCGATTCCCGAGTAGTTGCGAGTAGAGCTGGTTCAGGTTGGTGCCATGTGAATTAGGGGTGAAAGAATTAGATTTACATTGGGCAGGATATGCATTTTTAATTGGGTGGTGAATGGAGGGATATGCAACATATTTCCTTTCCCTGTAGTACACTGTCAAACATGGTTTTTGGTTATGTCAGTTTTGCTAAGTTACGGGCTTCATGCTTTTGCAACATACACTAAAATTTCAAATTGCTTTTAGTAGTTTTTTTGTTGAGATCCTACATCGACTAGAAATATGACTGAAGTATATCTTAGCTAGGACATTGGGTCTATGGGTTTCTAATCTTTTATCTAGCTCATTGCTAACCAATGTGGGCTTCAAGCTCACACTTGAGTTCCCAACACAGCTCAAGAAGCAATATAATTTCCTATATCCGTCCCTCCTTTCCCCCTATTATCTGATATAAATGTTTGTGTTTCACTGCAGCTGTTCCTTTGTCCGTTGATCACAAACCTGATAGATCTGATGAGCGTCAAAGGATTGAGCAGGCTGGGGGATTCATAATTTGGGCAGGTAAATGTCCATCCTTTATGGGTGTTTCCTATTTTTTATGGTTCATAGTAAATTACTTTCTCTATTGCTGGTTAATCCAGGAACCTGGAGGGTTGGTGGTGTTCTTGCTGTTTCTCGTGCATTTGGAGATAAACTTCTTAAGCCATATGTTGTTGCTGACCCAGAAATTCAGGTTGCCTAAGATCTTAAGTTTTGTCACCCTTTGCCATACCTGTGTTGTTATAGATCTTCTATCCGCTAACTTATCCCCCTTTTTGGCACTGGTTTGGCCCAGGAGGAAGAGATTGATGGTGTAGATTTTATAATAATAGCTAGTGATGGTCTTTGGAATGTCATATCAAACAAGGTGAGGCTGGAAgtgtttattttgaaatttaaatttgtgttctcgattttattagttattttttAGGCCTATGAATGTTAACATTTTAAAGTAATTTGGGAAAAAATTCTTCAATGGAACCTAAGCATCTGATTATGCCATCCCTGCCTTTTCAGGAAGCGGTGTCTTTGGTACAAAATATCACAGATGCGGAAGTGGCATCCAGAGAACTAATTAAAGAAGCATATTCACGAGGAAGCTCAGACAACATCACTTGTGTTGTTGTTCGATTCGATCTATCCTGATTTGCCTCTATGCTTGGGTATCTGTTATTTCTAACTGAATTCCGGAGTATAGAAATCATAAACGGGTGTGAAGGCTTACTTTGTTTTCAAATGAGTTACTTCTGttaaattattttcattatGATATTCCAACACTGTAAATTGTTTCATCTTCAAGATACTCCTAGCTAGAAAAATGGGAATACATGTAGATGCATTTGATTTTACCCTTGAAGGCTCTATCTCTAGGACTCAGCTAGTTAATGTGGCCCTCTGAACAGCTAAAGTGCAGTATTTTGTATGGTTATGTTGATACAGTCTctcatagcatgtttggattgataTTAAACACACAATCTGAAGCATGTCAACCTAGAACCTAAATCTTTTGGATTCTCTCTTGAAGTGATTATATATGTGTTTTTAGTACAACTTATGTTAAGTCCTTGTAAAATTGTCAATATTTAGTTATAGTCTTCAAATTTTTAAAGCGTTTTATTTTGGTCGTTCAATTTCTGAAAGTCTCATTTTATTGCATTCCATTACAgtcatataatatatataactttaacacaaataaaaaaaagaaatgaaaagcaCGCATCAAAGCTAAAGtcttttccgatgtaaaaaaaaaaaaaaaaaagctaaagTGAGAGAATCTTTTAAAAAGTGGAatcaaaatttttttttttgcttcatcggaaaaTGTGGAATCAAAATATGATGCCTTATAAATCAGACgttgaaataaaaatattccACTTGGACTAAAACCATGCCAAGAATATTGTCTCCCTCAAGTAGCTCAAGTGGGCTTGAACATTGTCTCCCTTGAAAGGTGGCTGCAACATGTAATTGTTGAAGTTGGGGCTGttcatttataatttttttttttgatatacagctgctaaaagaaaaacaaaaggacTACAACACTAGCGCCTCAAGAAGAGAGTGCCACGGTAGTCTGCCGCCAGGAGAGGAGCAGCTTCCATAGGAGGAGCTTCCAAGCACGTCAAACGACTATCCCCACGAGCACCCTCCTTGGCTAGCAAATCTGCGACCGCGTTCCCTCACGGAGAATATGCTCGAAACGCACCACCCAACTATACCCACGTAGATTCTGGATTAAAGCACACACAGCAGCATAAGCATGGTAACGGCCACACCCATGCTCAAACAAGGACAAagctagctgagaatcagaAAAGACAACGATGCGCCGGAACCCACGCTCCCAACAAAGCCGGAGCCCGTAGAGGATAGCCAAAAGCTCAGCCTTGAGGATTTCCGCTACCCCCAACTGAATCGCGCACCACCCCACCTGCACCCGAGAGAAGAACCATCAACGTTCAGCGCCACCCACCCGTCTGGCGGAGCACGCCAAGCCACCCATCGGGGCACAACAGAGGAGGAGGAACTTGCATTTTCCGCCCGCAGAACCTTCAAGACACCGGCCGCGTGCTGGAGCACCACTTGCCAGGGCTCACAAAGCTGGGTAAAAAGCAGCTTACATCGCCGACACCACAAGAACCAAGCATGAACCAGAAGGGACACCACCTCCGCGCGAGGAACCGAGGAAAGCCAACCCTCCATGGAAGAAAACGAGAAGAAGCTAGGCGCGAGGGACATCGCCAAATTATTCCAAACTTGACGGGCACCCTCACAATCACGCAGACAATGAAGTTGTGTTTCCGGGAAGCTATTGCACAAGCTACACATAACGGAGAGAGGAACCCCACGATGACcaagcaccgccgccaccgggAGAGACTCATGCAACGCTTGCCACCCAAACACACGCATCTTCTCAGGCACCGCCACCGACCAAATCCAAGCCTAGGAAGTAGGAGCTGGAGGCTCAACATCACGACTCTGTAGCCAACTATAACAGCTAGCCACCGCGTACACACCATCCAGCGCCTCCGCCCACACCAACATATCTGCTTGATCCTTACTCGTATGGACACAGAGCGAGCGAAGATGCTCCACCATCGCCGGCGTGAGAGGGGTCGAGAGATCACGAAGCCTGCACTCTCCCTCATGAAACACATCCCGCACTGTAAGCGTAATATTAGACACATGAACATACGGAACGAGCTTACAAAGAGGCCCATCCTCACACCATTTGTCATACCAGAACGAGACATCTCCCCCTCCAACACGCCAAGCATAGCCCCCTTGAACCAACTCCTTAGCCTTGCACACTGCATTCCAAAGAGGAAtaatcatttttaaaatttatcgATATTAGATAACGTTTTATTCCCTTATCCTTAGGTGTATCTGTAATTCAGTATCACGCATTTTGCTATTTTTAAGTGTGGAGCTGAAATCCACGTCAACTCTTGTATTAGGGTATGTGTATAATCTCTCATTCAGTGTTGTATTTCTGTTCGAGTCCCCCCTCTTAGACTTAATGTATGACATTCGTTCATTGTACACTTGTCTGATGATGGTGTGATTATCAGGATTGACATTCTTCAATGCAAGCAACATGTTACTTGACTTAACCTTGTTGTCAACCATTTGACCCAACATGACATTTTCTTCACTTGATAGGCGATCGACGTATACATGGCCAAGCAACGCCTTTGATGGATCATGATTGTGGTATTCGCGTATCACATTTACCCTCCAACTTCGTCTTCCTTCCTTGGTCTCTCTCTTAGCTTGAAATGACACTCACACTTTTTAGTTCTAGTGCCCTGCCAGTTCAAGACAGCTTGTACGAAACGTATCTGCCACCTCGCTCGCATCCTAATGTTAGCAATTGCTTCCTTGTACTGCTCCCATTATCAGACCTCGTAATAACAACAACTAAGCCTAATTGCTTTCCGACATTCCGAGCCCAGTCCAAAACCTCGTCCCAAGATGCAAAAACCTGCAAACAAACAAAATTGGTTATTATAAGGTAACAAATTATTAGAAATAGTGATCAAGACTGACAGAAAGCTACTTTATCTGTGGTGAATGATTGTGTATAGTCCACAGAAACCGACACATCCTATTCTTTGACTAACTTGCTAGGCTTGTGGACCATATATGACTTAACTTGACTCATGGTAATTGCTTCTACAATGATAAAAAAACTGTTAGCAAACTTTTACCAAACATACATATGTCACAATCTGCAACTAAACACACTTTAAAGTTTGTAAATCACGCACTTTAAAATGTATATTCAGCAACAAGGTGATATGAATAGATATGAGGTGCTGTGAAAAATAGtaaatttttgttaaaaaaaagttactttAACATTTTCGCTTAAACCCCGAAGATATATATACAGgacctcatatatatatatagaggaatATTTATTTGTAACCAAATTCCCTACTGACTACTATAGTAATTACCTCAagctgtttttgttttgtttgagtTACCTCAAGCCTTTTGTTTTTGAACCTACCTCATAAATTATTTTGTTCATAAATAAAGTCCTACATTTTTGAAGAAAAAGCAATAGACTGTTGatgcattttgtttttttttttccaaatttcatcataattaaaaaagaaaaaaaaaccaaaatgtATTTGTCCATTTTTCAATCCCCTGTTTCCAATGACTTTCCTCTTTCCCTTCCCTTTCCACTCATCTTCTCTTgttttatcatcatcatcatcttcttcaatcttcttccTTCACTTCCACTCTCTGCTAAATGCTTTCCACACATAACAACACTTAGCACACCTCTCTGCTTTGTTTCCTCCATCACTCACATGGCTTCCAACTTCAACCAaccaggtttttttttttctctattcatCCATCCAAATTTTCAATAAAGTTTTACTTTTTTGATGACCCTTTAATCTGATTGTTGTGTAGGAGGAGCTCTAGGTCAAAGGGACATAGAAAAGGAAAAGGCTG is a window of Lotus japonicus ecotype B-129 chromosome 5, LjGifu_v1.2 DNA encoding:
- the LOC130721458 gene encoding probable protein phosphatase 2C 11, which produces MISDTEPEEHANAATVAGKSSAGFSFDDHLAPPAAPNIVMSSKDHDSLFSGGGISLLSGSRNGRFSYGYSSFKGKRSSMEDFFETRISEVDGQMVAFFGVFDGHGGSRTAEYLKNNLFKNLSSHPDFIKDTKTAIVEAFKQTDVDYLNEEKGHQRDAGSTASTAVLLGDRILVANVGDSRVVASRAGSAVPLSVDHKPDRSDERQRIEQAGGFIIWAGTWRVGGVLAVSRAFGDKLLKPYVVADPEIQEEEIDGVDFIIIASDGLWNVISNKEAVSLVQNITDAEVASRELIKEAYSRGSSDNITCVVVRFDLS